The Neodiprion pinetum isolate iyNeoPine1 chromosome 5, iyNeoPine1.2, whole genome shotgun sequence genome segment AATCCTTGTAATACGTAATTCATTAGTGGAAAAAAGAACATTCGTAATCCGCAATGAAACTCCAGCTGCATCATCATTTTCTCTATCTTCAAAACAATTTGGCCCTACTAAGCATACGAAAGAATTGGAACCAGAGGATGTAATTAATTCTACATATGCCACTGTAATGGGGCATAAATCAagtaatgtataatatgtcaGAATATTGGAATATgagcgtcaaattttttttttttctacatcatTGAAATTGATGGATGATACGTAACTTTCATTGCAATATTTAATCTTTTAAGCAAACAGTGAAGAGTTAAAAAGTTATTGGCATTACGTTTCATTATAAGGTTCGTCATTATTCATCAATGTAAAACCAAGAAaaattctcataatttttttgtgtatTCAACATCATAAAACCGTTCTACCAAAATCAGGAGACAAAAACATTCCTAAAACGAACCCATTCTAGTTTAgatgtttgtatttattttttgttattctttaCCATCGCTTGACTTGTTGATCAGAAAATTGTAAGATACTTGTTTATCataacataattttttactccTGGAAAAATCTGAATTTAATAGAGAATTATTGGGACGACATTAAGCCACCAGTCCAAGGCATTGTTTTGGTAATAGAACCTACGGATGGTCCTCTTGCTCCTTACGAAACAGTTCCTGTTGACATTTACGTCTACGCTGACACTTGGGGAGTTTACATTGACGAAATTGTGGTATCTATTGCTGGCTTGCCTGATTATATCTTTGGTGTTTGTATTGAAGTTATTGGATCACCTGTAACATACCCTATCTGTAAAAATGGAATACATGAGACACCTACAGTGAGGTACcaagtataaattatataatttattacacccTTGTATCTATGTTTAAATCTACGTAATTAATCGcatggtaaaaattaattttggaCCATAGATTTGGAACTGTAAATTTTGAGACCGAGAAAGTAACACGAAGAATAATAGTTGAAAATACAAGCACTGTAATGCTCGCCATAAATTGGCAGAGTTATGTGATTGACTCTGAGGTGACCAAGGATTCTATACCTTTCAACATCACCTTGCAAATGTTTAGCCCACttgcaaatgaaatttccaaTCCAACGTGTACAGACTTGATAAAGACTTCCGATTCGGTGATAGAAAAGTCAGAACAAGATATACTGGATTATGGCAAATGTGATAGTCTCAGAAGTTCGGTGACGGTTGAAAGTAACTTATTTCAATCCCAAGATGAAACTCCTTGGACTCAAACTTCGTATGTATTCAATCTCTTAACTGGACAGCTATTCCAAACGTTTTCTAGTTTTTACTGAAAAGCCATACATAGTAAACAACCCATATTAATCTCTTCCTGGCACAGATGCTGTTATGAAAGTCTTGCATCACGTAATAAGGTTTTCTATCGGAATACAGACAGTAATTTGGAAATTAGTGTTGGAACAAATAATTGTAACGAGGATTCTGTGGAGTACATTACTGAAACTGAACTAACAACAACCGACTGGAGTGAACAAACTGTTGATAGAGAAACTGATCTAGAAATCGCCATGACACCTTACTATGGAACCCCAGACTATTGTGTGTTCAGagtaaggaaaaaattttgctatGTATCATAGATTACTTACGGAAGTTTCAACggcaatgaataattttttactagGTAACTCCGCCAGAACTAGTTATACCAGTTAAGGGGAAACAGTCTTTACAAATTACTCTGAACATTGGTCAATTTCCAATACAAAATGGTGCGAGTGAAGTTCGTGGCCGTCTTGTGGGGTTCATACGAATTGCACCTATGCACAAGTATTATACGAATCTTGAGTAAATCTCAGCATTGATTACAATATCGgtgtaatataaattgatTATATCAATAGGTACAAAGCCGATTGTTACTCCCGTAATGACGGTGCAATGCTCATACCTACTGAAATAAAGCTGGAAGCTAATATTCTGCAACCAGTGATAACAAACGAAGATTCCTACACTGAAGGaagtttcaacatttttgagAATTGAAGTCCCTCAAAGTAAGTTAGTTGTTATGCATTCTCATTATTCACAATGAAATGACAACGCTTGCAAAGTATTGCCAGCAGTATCAAAACATCGTGTGTCCGCAATTGCTCAAAGTGATCAAAATTAGAGCAATTCTTCTAAACATAAATTGTCAACAAAACATCCACTTAACGCAAGCAAACCTTGTATAGCAATTACTCGGCGAAAAAGCAATGACAATTGCAACTAGTGGAATTGACTTTTTGCAGATACCTTGGTTGCCTGGACTTGGTTACCTGGATagtcaaaaatattgaaaatttatttacttagTGCACTAAGAAGTATATCAGTACATAACGTCAGCAGTAGTTTAATTCAAGTTTCTGCAATTGTTTTAACAAAACACGCTATAAAAAATCCTACACTATCACTTTCCACTCCAAATCTACACAGATTTTTTGATTCTTCAGAGGTCAGTCCAGAGATCTCCATTCCTGATGCACCAATGTGTGGTAATCCAAGAGaacacaaattttttcgtacTGATTCTAGTCGCAAGTACGGATATGTTCTCAATGCCCAAGAAACAATACCCTCGTTCTCACCTACTGTTATTGTACAAGTACTGTACACCAAGACTCCACCAAACTTGAGCAGTTGAACGGCCTATCATAGAAAtgtttttgttaataattgtAACAGATATTCTATTGAACGTTTTAATTCTATTATTCTATTATTctattatttctattattcTATTCAATGTTCTAAATAAACTTCAACCAACCGCAGAGAATAATTTCCTTTGTAAAGGTACATAGGAATTGATTTGTGCAACTGTAATTGGGTTTGTGAGTTGAGGCCTTTGCCCTAGAGCGCTACAAGGAACATCAAGTAGAATTCGATCGAAAGATTCCGCATTGTAAGGAGGCccgttggaaaatattttctccttCACTTCACTTACAGCTTTTGTTGAATCGAAAcagaatatttgaatatttgtagCACGGAACTCATTGCATTGAATTCTCATTCGTTCTACTTTGGATTTTATCTTCTCTAAGGCTACGATGGTTCCCTGaaagaattaaataattgaaactcTATTTCGATACAGCAATTACAGCGTCATTCTTGCTTGCATATCGTAATTACTACAAATTATGTATTACCGAGCCTTTCATAAGGTCAGAAATGTGAGTAGTTTTATTGCCAGGAGCAGCGCACATGTCAAGAATAATTTCATCCGACAATGGATTGAGAACACGACTGCAAATTATAGATGGTAAGTTCTGCAGTAATGCTGAACCCTTAGAGAGCACGGAGTCGCTCAAACTGGGTAAACGAGACACAACATCTGTCATGAATACCGCAATCCCGCTGTAATATCATTATGGTATACTAAGTGAGTGGTCCCTAACGGTTTCTCtgaattggaagaaaaaaaccgtATAACCATTCTTCTGCGAATTGTACATCAGtgacaaaattttatccattttaCATCATACCTGGGACTTTTTACAGTTGCGCCAAACAAAGCATTTCTTGTTATTCTCAAGACACCATTACCAAGAAATACTTTGTAGGGACTCACATAGCGTTTGTTGAATCCTTTTTTACAATCTCCAGTCAAATCTGCATAGACACTCACCGTGTCTCCAACTTGTAAGCCTGTTCAAAGGGTTCCACTTCATTTCCTACGGGTGCTTAGTTTATGAACTCACTCACGTTTTGcttagttgtttttttttttggttctgAATTCAGGCAGTAATGAAGCTTCTCTTACCTTGCGGAATCCCCATAACACCAGGAGCAAATACATGGGCACCTCTCAGAACTGCTGTACCGCATATCGAATCAACAATAATTTCTTTGGGCAGATATTGGAAATTGAGCTCCACAGTAGTATCACAGCAGCTAACAACGATTAATTCAGGAAAATATCGATTTGTACGGACCTTAAAAGTTGGTCCAATCTGAATAATCAAAGTTGTTCGTTTAAATGAAAACTTGAAAGGATATTGAAGATTGAGTTAGGACGAAACTTATTTGAGTATCAAGATAAATATTACCTGAGAGAGTTCCTTTGTGATCTCTTTTACAACAGTCTCAGTATCTGCGACTAAATTATTGACTCTGAAAGTTGTGGTTTTTGGAGTACTGCAGAGCCAGGAGCACAAACAATCCAACCTAGCCTGAGGAAATTATTAATTCATCACGattgcgtgaaaatttttgcatggTAGGAACATACTCATGACTTTCGTGGTTGAGTTAATTTCTTGCATTGAACATATTCGCATAATTTGCACAAGTCGACAAGAGAGTCGATTAAGTCAATTAATCAAACAGTGATGTCAAGGGTGTGTAATTCCACAATTCTCTTTCATTCCACAGTACGGTAATTGCGATAAAATCGGTGGAAGGCGACGTTGAGTAATGATTACCTGAACATCGTTGAAGACCGTATCATCGACATGACCAATTAACCTAAGCATTTCATTTTGCAGTTCGGCACGTATTTCACTGTTATGTTTAAAAGGAGATTTTGGATATAAGTATAAAGGCATCGTGATGATTTGATATGTGTATGTGTAAAATTGTCCTTTCTCCTTAAAAATCTTGGTAAAAACAAATGCATATAGTCTTGATATAGTCGAATCGTTTGCAAACACGTGTGATTCTCCGGAAATGAACCTTTCCTTTGCACAACCGGGAACCCCCCACCAAAGTTTACGTCGCTACACATGGATCTGAACACAATCTGACATTTGTATCTGACGCAAAATGCTGACACTTGCTTGATGGTGTAATGTATGCAATAAAATGTGGTTTGTCATAGCTCGTTGGAGAACTTTTTAATGATATTTACTCACCGACATGagttattgattatattaaatttgttttgatGTTAGTTTGAATCTAAAATCGTGTTCTAGTGGGATATATAGAAATCGTTTTGATATTGAATAACTGCATCGGAAATTATTCGTACTTATgggatataatataaaaagagGGCCTTACAATTTTAATACGTGTCATTAAGAATAATATTGATCTAGTCGCATCTTTCCGAAAATCGCAAATCTGTAATAAAATCGAGATCGGTTGCATAGGAATAGCGATCAGTGCTTGTACCCGCTATCCGGTCTTTACTGGAAATGATTGATGACTATATCGATCATTAAAAAGCTAAAATGTAACGAATTCGTTGCCATCCCACATCTACAGGCTGGCTGCACCGTTATCGGTCGCCAAGAACTCGCTGACGATAAATAACAAACTCAATATGAGACACAGATATTTGGAGATGACAAAGGAAATATGATACAGCGAAGAAGAGGTATTTGACTCGTAGAAGTATTTCATTTGCCATTCTCATCCCCTGGTTCGCATTGGAGCACGTGTTATTGCAAGGTTCGATTTTCAATGGATAAATTGTAGGGCTTAGGCCAGTTTCGGCTTTCTTTTGTCGATGATTTCGCGAACACTCGTGTCAGCGCCATCTGCAGGCAAGAATCGGCATTATGGAATAGTTTTCTCACGGCCACGTGATCAAACTAACCAATGGTAAGCCTGCTAGAGCCCCATACGTGGCACGAAGCATGAATCCTTTCCACGTCCGCCATTTTGACATACGGTACTTTTCGGGAGTATTGGTTTAATGTTTTATCGTTTCTCGTgaaaataatcttttttacTGAAACGTAAGTAATTCAAGTGATAAATATTATTAGGGTGACGTAGCGTTGTTAATCGCTGACTCGTGGTGGTTGTCGGTTTCTTGTTAATCGAGTTTCAAACGTTTCGCCATATAGTTTGGGAGTAGGTCGAGACGGTGACAGACCAACCGGGTGTGCATAGTGGCTTCTCTCAGGCTAACGAAAAATCTGTATACCCCAATCTTTCCTGCCATCGGCTAGTGTTGTGACTATCTCGGAGGTCTCGAAACTGTAATCGTTCAATAAATAACGCACTGTAAGTGAAAAGCTTGAAGGTGTTACAACTTAtcgagaaatagaaaatggaaaaacgaGTTTAAACGAATCGGGAATAATTGAACGAGAATCAATAGAGCGACAGCGTGGGTATCTCGCGGGTGGTATTTAGTGAGTCATTCGACAGGTTTCACTGATGTTGAAAAGGGGCTGAACCCCAAATATTTTACCACAGACAtctaaatttttcgtttcttttactCCTAATTTCCATGCCGTCGATAGCAGTACCATGTCGCATAGAAGAGGTCAGGTTATCTCGGGTCATACCTTCAACGCCTGTAGGTACATGCACTGTTGGTGCGTAGACGGTCGTTTACACGGCATGCACGTATATCACAACTTACGTGTAACCGCTAAGTAATACGTGGTGAAATTCGGCTTTTTTCACCTCGGGCGTTTTGGAAAGAGCTTATGGCTCGTCGCCTCGCATCCTGCCGTGGCTTTATCTGCCGCATATACGTGGCTTTCGTGTATTTTCACGGTATTAATGACGTGTCATGAATTTCGTGAAACCCCGACTAAcgtgtttctttgtttcaggTACCCACATATAACCAACACTAACCATGGGGAACATTTTTGCAACGTTATTTAAGGGCCTCTTTGGCAAGAAGGAAATGAGGATTTTGATGGTCGGGCTCGATGCTGCTGGTAAAACCACTATTctatataaattgaaattaggCGAAATTGTTACGACGATTCCTACGATAGGTAAGTTTTCgaaatgtactttttttttattccttctaTAGTTTTTATATTTGCCTAATGTTTTACCATAACCCTAACTCCTAAGACcgacaaagttttttttacttcattcCGCTACTACTCACTTCTTCAACACCACATAACCTAAATGATACACATTGTTTTATCCATGCAAAGGAGTGGCTTAAGACTTTCGAATTCCATCCGAACTGTGCAtgctagttttttttttttgtgcgaATCTCATAACGAACCAAATGATCGCCTTATATACTGTCTTAATGTTGCACGTAAccttttccaattttattcCCAATTATACATCATCTGCTCAATCAACACCATGAGAATTTGTTGCTGTTGTATTCATGTTACTctgttacattttttcatgaaaattcattatttttcagctTCAGTGCACAGACCAACTGTTATGTGGTTTTCCAATAGCAAATTTGGAAACTATTAATcgttacgagaaaaaaaagaactgaaCAGAGCAAAAAGATACGTTTTAATCCATTTCCAGGATATCGCAGCTGCCCGAATCAGTTGTGATACGAAAATTGCGTGACAGAGTTTTGatacagtataaaaaaaaataccattgAAATAACTTTGTATAGTTTGCGACGCAATAATAGCGAATTGTTACCAAGCGTAGTGAAGCACAGCCTGTCACAGTCGACCCTTTCAATAGAGATGGTCTTGTGGGTGTAGGGAAGGATATTTCTAAGAATTAGTATACCTCCACCAACGAGCTTGACATGCATTTATGACGCTTTGAACTGAGACTTTCCCAATAGGGTGGCCAAAAGTCCATACCAGTTGTTTTCTTCCAACAGTTCACTTTTGTTGCCGGCTCTATTGCGAGAGTACCAGGCAAAATTGCGAATACGGCTTGTTCAACTGGAGTGCTGGAGGAAGCACCCTTATTGCGAGAAGTCCTATTGAGAGAGTCGACTGTATAATTATGGGAAAATGATCTAAAATCCTTGCAAACTAACATTGTCAGAGAAATAGATATATACCAGAGTATCAACGACGAGATGCGATGGCtacacaattttcaattccaattATTTGGGTCAATTTTGGATTCAAGAGTTGAGCTTTATCGCGTTTGACTAGCTGTACTTTAATATAACGCAAATCAAAAAAGCTATTTCAATAGGTTTTTAATGGTTGGCAgatttcaattttggaatttgcTTATCATGACCTATTAAACAACATTGTGATCCAGAAAATGGATTAAGGGGCACTATTTGTTCCATTTAAAATCGGTTTTTGCCTAAATGTGCGATGCGAATGCAAGTTCTTCTTAACAGATTTGTGTTtgtatttaaaga includes the following:
- the LOC124220644 gene encoding uncharacterized protein — encoded protein: MGHKSKNYWDDIKPPVQGIVLVIEPTDGPLAPYETVPVDIYVYADTWGVYIDEIVVSIAGLPDYIFGVCIEVIGSPVTYPICKNGIHETPTVRFGTVNFETEKVTRRIIVENTSTVMLAINWQSYVIDSEVTKDSIPFNITLQMFSPLANEISNPTCTDLIKTSDSVIEKSEQDILDYGKCDSLRSSVTVESNLFQSQDETPWTQTSCCYESLASRNKVFYRNTDSNLEISVGTNNCNEDSVEYITETELTTTDWSEQTVDRETDLEIAMTPYYGTPDYCVFRVTPPELVIPVKGKQSLQITLNIGQFPIQNGASEVRGRLVGFIRIAPMHKYKADCYSRNDGAMLIPTEIKLEANILQPVITNEDSYTEGSFNIFEN
- the LOC124220645 gene encoding tRNA (cytosine(72)-C(5))-methyltransferase NSUN6 isoform X2; the protein is MPLYLYPKSPFKHNSEIRAELQNEMLRLIGHVDDTVFNDVQARLDCLCSWLCSTPKTTTFRVNNLVADTETVVKEITKELSQVRTNRYFPELIVVSCCDTTVELNFQYLPKEIIVDSICGTAVLRGAHVFAPGVMGIPQGLQVGDTVSVYADLTGDCKKGFNKRYVSPYKVFLGNGVLRITRNALFGATVKSPSGIAVFMTDVVSRLPSLSDSVLSKGSALLQNLPSIICSRVLNPLSDEIILDMCAAPGNKTTHISDLMKGSGTIVALEKIKSKVERMRIQCNEFRATNIQIFCFDSTKAVSEVKEKIFSNGPPYNAESFDRILLDVPCSALGQRPQLTNPITVAQINSYVPLQRKLFSAAVQLLKFGGVLVYSTCTITVGENEGIVSWALRTYPYLRLESVRKNLCSLGLPHIGASGMEISGLTSEESKNLCRFGVESDSVGFFIACFVKTIAET
- the LOC124220645 gene encoding tRNA (cytosine(72)-C(5))-methyltransferase NSUN6 isoform X1, yielding MPLYLYPKSPFKHNSEIRAELQNEMLRLIGHVDDTVFNDVQARLDCLCSWLCSTPKTTTFRVNNLVADTETVVKEITKELSQIGPTFKVRTNRYFPELIVVSCCDTTVELNFQYLPKEIIVDSICGTAVLRGAHVFAPGVMGIPQGLQVGDTVSVYADLTGDCKKGFNKRYVSPYKVFLGNGVLRITRNALFGATVKSPSGIAVFMTDVVSRLPSLSDSVLSKGSALLQNLPSIICSRVLNPLSDEIILDMCAAPGNKTTHISDLMKGSGTIVALEKIKSKVERMRIQCNEFRATNIQIFCFDSTKAVSEVKEKIFSNGPPYNAESFDRILLDVPCSALGQRPQLTNPITVAQINSYVPLQRKLFSAAVQLLKFGGVLVYSTCTITVGENEGIVSWALRTYPYLRLESVRKNLCSLGLPHIGASGMEISGLTSEESKNLCRFGVESDSVGFFIACFVKTIAET